In the genome of Streptomyces sp. Tu 3180, the window GGACCACGAACGCGTCGGCGGGGACTTCTACGACGTCCACCCCGGCGCCGACGCCTCCCGGGAGACCTTCGTCGTGCTGGGCGACGTGGCCGGCAAGGGCCTGGAGGCGGCGGTGCTGACCGGGAAGATCCGCAACACGCTGCACGCGCTGCTGCCGCTGGCGTCCGACCACCAGCAGGTCCTGCGCCTGCTCAACGGGGCCCTGCTCACCTCGCACCACACCCGGTTCGCCACCCTGGTGCTGGTCTCCGTGAAGCGCGACGGCAGCCATGTGCGTCTGAGGCTGACCAGCGCCGGGCACATGCCGCCGCTCGTCGTCCGCGCGGACGGCGGGGTCGAGGAGGTGGACACGCACGGCACCCTCGTCGGTGCGCTGCCCACCGTGACGGTGCGCACGGCCGAGACGGTGCTCGCCCCCGGGGAGACGTGCCTGCTGTACACCGACGGCATCACCGAGGCCCGCGGCGGACCGCTGGGCGACGAGCTGTTCGGTGAACGCCGCCTGCGCCAGGCGCTGGTGGAGTGCGCGGGGATGCCGGGCGAGGCGATCGTCGAGCGGGTGCAGATGCTGGCCGCGCAGTGGCTGGGTTCCGGCCGTCACGACGACATGGCCGTCCTCGCCATCGGCGCGCCCAGGACCGGCCCGTCGGCCGGTGCCGGCGAACACGCGGTCGACGGCGGACAGCCGGGGAGGAACACATGAGCGGGACCCGCACGCCGGCCGCCGCCCTGCGCGACAGGCTCTGGCAGGCGGTGCTCGAGGGCAGCGAGCACGACGCCGTCGACGTCGTCCGCGCCGGTCTCGGGGCCGGATGGGGCGAGGAGGACCTGCTGCTCGACGTCGTCGCGGCGGTGCAGGAGCGGATCGGTGCCGAGTGGGCCGCCGACCGGATCACCGTCGCCCAGGAGCACGCCGCCACGGCGATCAACGAGCGGGTGATCACCGCACTCGTCCACCGCCCGGGGGCGGGCAGGCCCTCCCCCGCCCACCGCGGGCGGGTGACGGTCGCCTGCGTCGACGGCGAATGGCACGCGTTCCCGGCCCGCCTCGTCGCCGAGGTCCTGCGGCTGCGGGGCTGGTGGGTCGACTACCTGGGCGCCCAGACCCCCACGCCGCACCTGGTCGCCCACCAGCACCAGACCAACTCCGACGCCGTCCTGCTCTCCGGATCGATCCCCACCCACCTGCCGACGGCGCACGCGGCCATCACCGCCTGCCAGGCCGTCGGCGTACCCGTCCTGGCCGGGGGCAGGGCCTTCGGCGAGGACGGCCGGTTCGCCCGGGCCCTCGGCGCCGACGCGTGGGCCGCGGACGCCCGCGGCGCGGCCGCCGTGCTGGAGGCCGGTCTGCCGAGGCCGACGGCGATCCGGCAGGTGGTCGACGACCTGCCGCACCTGGTCGA includes:
- a CDS encoding cobalamin-dependent protein (Presence of a B(12) (cobalamin)-binding domain implies dependence on cobalamin itself, in one of its several forms, or in some unusual lineages, dependence on a cobalamin-like analog.), whose product is MSGTRTPAAALRDRLWQAVLEGSEHDAVDVVRAGLGAGWGEEDLLLDVVAAVQERIGAEWAADRITVAQEHAATAINERVITALVHRPGAGRPSPAHRGRVTVACVDGEWHAFPARLVAEVLRLRGWWVDYLGAQTPTPHLVAHQHQTNSDAVLLSGSIPTHLPTAHAAITACQAVGVPVLAGGRAFGEDGRFARALGADAWAADARGAAAVLEAGLPRPTAIRQVVDDLPHLVDQEYTMVVQSRSRLVKQVLTELESRFPAMRGYSDAQRERTAEDLVHIVDFLATALYVDDAEVFTGFLGWTAGVLSARGVPARSLVAGLDLLTGQLHDFPRGLRMVREGAARLDGRPSPTAPGAPV